A genomic segment from Danio aesculapii chromosome 17, fDanAes4.1, whole genome shotgun sequence encodes:
- the il17a/f2 gene encoding interleukin 17a/f2: MFLNFYSAKHLVLLGCALASLTVVSALAQQEQNQLCDTALTISNDFHGFQSADGEGNGSIHNRSLSAWNWIPTFSPLRIPQVIFEAQCSSEYCFLPTGVDERLNSVPIYQDILVLKQDTEHKKCFRATYEKVIVGCTCVRAKTS; the protein is encoded by the exons ATGTTTCTGAACTTCTATAGCGCTAAACACCTG GTTTTACTAGGCTGTGCACTGGCAAGCCTTACAGTTGTTTCTGCTCTTGCCCAACAAGAGCAGAATCAGCTGTGTGACACTGCTTTGACCATTTCCAATGACTTCCATGGCTTTCAATCTGCAGACGGAGAGGGAAACGGCAGCATCCACAACCGCTCGCTGTCTGCGTGGAACTGGAT ACCAACGTTTTCACCACTCAGAATACCACAGGTCATCTTTGAAGCCCAGTGCAGCTCTGAATATTGCTTCTTGCCCACTGGTGTGGATGAACGACTGAACTCTGTGCCAATTTATCAGGACATCCTGGTGCTGAAACAGGACACGGAGCACAAGAAATGCTTCAGGGCAACATATGAGAAAGTAATAGTGGGCTGTACATGTGTACGGGCTAAAACCTCctga